The Nitrospiria bacterium genome includes a window with the following:
- a CDS encoding proteasome-type protease, with translation MTYCIGMWLESGLVFASDSRTNGGVDHVATFRKMTVYEKPGDRVLVMLTAGNLSVTQGVINILSEDAHVSNGQETIWTATSLFHVARIIGGALRKVYDVDGSHLKQHGEDFNAAIILGGQIRAEAPRLFHIYSAGNFIESTPETCYFQIGEIKYGKPIIDRLITRQSTLTEGAKCALLSFDSTIRSNISVGLPIDLLCYERDRLRVDFRRCIDQQDPYFNEIKRLWGEGLREAFATMPDPSWQERLDPV, from the coding sequence ATGACCTATTGTATCGGGATGTGGCTTGAGTCGGGTCTGGTTTTCGCTTCGGACTCGCGTACCAACGGTGGTGTGGACCACGTCGCCACCTTTCGGAAAATGACGGTCTACGAAAAACCGGGGGACCGTGTGCTCGTGATGCTGACCGCCGGCAATCTGTCCGTGACCCAAGGCGTGATCAACATCTTGAGCGAAGACGCCCATGTCTCCAACGGCCAGGAGACGATTTGGACCGCGACCTCCCTGTTCCACGTAGCTCGAATCATCGGCGGGGCCCTGCGGAAAGTGTACGACGTGGACGGAAGCCATCTGAAACAGCACGGCGAGGATTTCAATGCCGCGATCATCCTGGGCGGCCAGATCCGGGCCGAAGCGCCGCGCCTGTTCCATATTTATTCGGCCGGAAACTTCATCGAATCCACGCCGGAAACCTGTTACTTCCAGATCGGCGAGATCAAGTACGGTAAGCCGATCATCGATCGGCTCATCACCCGTCAGAGTACTCTGACGGAGGGGGCCAAATGTGCGCTGCTGTCGTTTGATTCCACCATTCGGAGCAACATTTCGGTCGGCCTCCCGATCGATTTGCTCTGCTACGAGCGCGATCGGCTTCGGGTGGATTTCCGACGCTGCATCGATCAACAGGATCCGTACTTCAACGAGATCAAACGGCTCTGGGGCGAAGGTCTGCGGGAAGCCTTTGCCACCATGCCGGACCCGTCCTGGCAAGAACGGCTTGATCCGGTTTGA